One Solea senegalensis isolate Sse05_10M linkage group LG21, IFAPA_SoseM_1, whole genome shotgun sequence DNA segment encodes these proteins:
- the LOC122758642 gene encoding proteinase-activated receptor 3-like, with product MEGTYMNSSVLNISHRPDNSTVGEMTMYEQCKHMPAVLIWYLCFQFINMFLGIPANLTVLWLIHKNKDSSSSDIFIFQLAILDMLFCLIPPLELANLFFLNTSSIGYVLRFFYGLKDFSPLFLSCISLDRYVAVVHPIFFTQLKGRHHRTVVAIVVWLIILAYTAAFCVDKIPNFKKVFPAMISVTFVFMVFCNIAILWVLRQSGPGTDEMHPVKKRAFKMVLIILAITVFHYLPPVALFHLEKYYSPEVFQCYIDFLAFGLMNFGSSTQPMLYLSKEKMPQSLNCCHSCTTHLQ from the coding sequence ATGGAGGGCACATACATGAACTCCTCTGTGCTCAACATCTCTCACAGACCCGACAACTCCACTGTTGGAGAGATGACAATGTATGAGCAATGCAAACACATGCCTGCTGTCCTCATTTGGTACTTGTGCTTTCAGTTTATCAACATGTTCCTGGGCATACCTGCCAATCTCACCGTGCTGTGGCTCATTCACAAGAACAAAGACTCCTCCAGCTCAGATATCTTCATCTTTCAACTGGCAATATTAGATATGCTATTCTGCCTCATCCCTCCTCTTGAACTGGCCAACCTATTCTTCCTCAATACCAGCAGCATTGGGTACGTCCTGCGCTTCTTCTACGGCCTGAAAGACTTCTCACCACTGTTTCTTTCCTGCATCAGCTTGGACCGGTACGTAGCTGTGGTCCACCCCATCTTCTTCACTCAGCTCAAGGGCCGGCATCACAGAACAGTAGTGGCCATAGTGGTCTGGCTCATCATTTTGGCCTATACTGCTGCTTTTTGTGTAGACAAGATTCCCAACTTTAAGAAGGTCTTCCCAGCAATGATATctgtaacatttgttttcatggtcTTCTGCAACATTGCCATTCTGTGGGTGCTGCGGCAGTCTGGGCCCGGCACAGATGAGATGCACCCTGTGAAAAAGAGAGCCTTCAAAATGGTCCTCATCATCCTGGCCATAACAGTGTTCCACTACCTTCCACCTGTGGCACTGTTCCACTTAGAGAAATATTACTCTCCTGAAGTGTTTCAATGCTATATTGACTTCTTGGCTTTCGGCTTGATGAATTTCGGCAGTAGCACTCAACCGATGCTCTACCTCTCCAAGGAAAAGATGCCACAGAGCCTCAACTGCTGCCACAGCTGCACCACTCATTTACAATAG